The following are encoded in a window of Sphaerisporangium siamense genomic DNA:
- a CDS encoding RNA polymerase sigma factor, translating into MNESLLRELVPAVIGVLVRRGADFASAEDAVQEALIRALQTWQEDPPRDPKAWLVTVAWHRFLDAARAETSRRGRELAVEVEPPAGPATATDDTLRLYFLCAHPALPPSSAVALTLRAVGGLTTRQIATACLVPEATMAQRISRAKRRIAGLPLDRPGDLGTVLRVLYLVFNEGYGGNLDLAAEAIRLTRQLAALTDEPEVAGLLALMLLHHARRASRTGPGGRLVPLAAQDRSRWDTALIAEGVAILQAALARDRLGEYQAQAAVAALHADARSASETDWVQIVEWYDELLLLTGSPVVRLNRAVAVGEADGPQAGLAALAGVPADLPRYTAVTAYLHERAGDLTRAADLYAEASRAATSVPERDHLTREAARVRQLPRP; encoded by the coding sequence GTGAACGAGTCGCTGCTGCGGGAGCTCGTGCCCGCGGTGATCGGTGTCCTCGTCCGACGCGGCGCCGACTTCGCGTCGGCCGAGGACGCCGTGCAGGAGGCCCTGATCCGGGCGCTGCAGACCTGGCAGGAGGACCCGCCGCGCGATCCGAAGGCATGGCTGGTCACGGTCGCGTGGCACAGGTTCCTCGACGCCGCCCGCGCCGAGACGTCGCGGCGGGGCCGGGAACTGGCCGTGGAGGTCGAGCCTCCGGCCGGTCCTGCGACCGCCACGGACGACACGCTGCGGCTCTACTTCCTGTGCGCGCACCCCGCCCTGCCGCCGAGCTCGGCCGTCGCCTTGACGCTGCGCGCGGTCGGCGGTCTGACCACGCGGCAGATCGCGACCGCCTGCCTCGTCCCCGAGGCGACCATGGCGCAGCGGATCAGCCGGGCCAAGCGGCGGATCGCGGGGCTGCCGCTCGATCGGCCGGGCGATCTCGGGACGGTGCTGCGCGTGCTCTACCTCGTCTTCAACGAGGGGTACGGCGGGAACCTCGACCTGGCGGCCGAGGCCATCCGCCTCACCCGCCAGCTCGCCGCCTTGACCGACGAACCCGAGGTCGCCGGGCTGCTCGCGCTCATGCTCCTTCACCATGCGCGCCGCGCGTCCCGCACCGGCCCGGGAGGTCGCCTGGTGCCCCTCGCCGCGCAGGACCGATCCCGCTGGGACACCGCCCTGATCGCCGAAGGGGTGGCCATTCTGCAGGCCGCGCTCGCCCGCGACCGCCTGGGCGAATACCAGGCGCAGGCCGCCGTCGCCGCCCTGCACGCGGACGCCCGGAGCGCCTCCGAGACCGACTGGGTGCAGATCGTGGAGTGGTACGACGAACTGCTGCTCCTCACCGGCAGCCCGGTGGTGCGGCTCAACCGCGCGGTGGCGGTCGGCGAGGCCGACGGACCGCAGGCCGGTCTGGCGGCGCTGGCCGGCGTCCCCGCGGACCTGCCCCGTTACACCGCGGTGACGGCATACCTGCACGAACGCGCCGGCGACCTCACCCGCGCCGCCGACCTGTACGCCGAGGCGTCCCGCGCCGCCACCAGCGTGCCGGAACGCGACCACCTCACCCGGGAGGCCGCACGCGTACGGCAACTGCCGCGTCCGTGA
- a CDS encoding PadR family transcriptional regulator: MDDLTEMLKGTLEGCVLEIIGSEETYGYAITRRLNELGFADVVEGTVYTILLRLEKNGLVQVTKRPSGMGPPRKFYALNDAGREQLATFWAKWEYITSRIDKLKEGGR; the protein is encoded by the coding sequence ATGGACGACCTGACGGAGATGTTGAAGGGCACGCTTGAGGGGTGCGTGCTCGAGATCATCGGCAGCGAGGAGACCTACGGGTACGCCATCACGCGGCGGCTGAACGAACTCGGCTTCGCCGACGTCGTCGAGGGGACGGTTTACACCATCCTGCTGCGGCTGGAGAAGAACGGGCTCGTCCAGGTGACGAAGCGGCCGTCCGGGATGGGCCCGCCGCGCAAGTTCTATGCGCTCAACGACGCGGGGCGCGAACAGCTCGCAACGTTCTGGGCGAAATGGGAGTACATCACATCGCGGATCGACAAGCTCAAGGAGGGCGGGAGATGA
- a CDS encoding DUF1048 domain-containing protein, translated as MKFWEAMTGSDLTRDWKAFEARAEALPADYRAAWEQIKAHLFSYGDFTGRNLMPILDNALGLLEETASDGQSIHEVLGDDIAGFCAALAGGEGARSHRDRWREQLNRNVARKLGRLGG; from the coding sequence ATGAAGTTCTGGGAGGCCATGACAGGCAGCGACCTCACCAGGGACTGGAAGGCCTTCGAAGCCCGGGCCGAGGCGTTGCCGGCCGACTACCGGGCGGCGTGGGAACAGATCAAGGCTCATCTCTTTTCCTACGGGGACTTCACGGGTCGCAACCTGATGCCGATTCTCGACAACGCTCTCGGACTGCTCGAAGAGACGGCGTCCGACGGGCAGAGCATTCACGAGGTGCTGGGCGACGACATCGCGGGCTTCTGCGCGGCGCTGGCCGGCGGAGAAGGTGCCCGGAGCCATCGCGACCGGTGGCGCGAGCAGTTGAACAGGAACGTCGCGAGGAAACTGGGCCGGCTAGGAGGCTGA
- a CDS encoding YciI family protein — MKYLLLKHYRGGPTPTVAFEPMDRWTPEEVDAHVQYMHDFAARLEETGEFVDGQALAPEGTFVRYDGEGRPPVTDGPFAETKDLIAGWMVIDVESWDRAVQLAGELSAAPGPGGKPIYEWLEVRPFLSGAHTGTE; from the coding sequence ATGAAGTACCTGCTGCTGAAGCACTACCGAGGCGGCCCGACCCCCACCGTCGCCTTCGAGCCGATGGACCGCTGGACGCCGGAGGAGGTCGACGCGCACGTGCAGTACATGCACGACTTCGCGGCACGCCTGGAGGAGACCGGCGAGTTCGTCGACGGGCAGGCGCTGGCCCCCGAGGGCACGTTCGTGCGGTATGACGGCGAGGGGCGCCCTCCGGTCACCGACGGCCCGTTCGCCGAGACCAAGGACCTCATCGCCGGCTGGATGGTCATCGACGTGGAGTCCTGGGATCGCGCGGTCCAGCTCGCCGGGGAGCTGTCCGCCGCGCCCGGCCCCGGCGGCAAGCCGATCTACGAGTGGCTCGAGGTGCGGCCGTTCCTCTCCGGGGCGCACACGGGCACCGAGTGA
- a CDS encoding DUF1048 domain-containing protein, which produces MGVRDIIEGKKQWRAHTARVKALPPDYQIVYKEIQRYIFKVGPIDLLDGHPLSGILDFFEEGVAAGKGVLGLIGDDVAAFCDDLLKDSRTYADIYQESISENPGTAGK; this is translated from the coding sequence GTGGGCGTCCGGGACATCATCGAGGGCAAGAAGCAGTGGCGGGCGCACACGGCGCGGGTCAAGGCGCTGCCGCCGGACTATCAGATCGTCTACAAGGAGATTCAGAGGTACATCTTCAAGGTCGGACCGATCGATCTGCTTGACGGGCACCCGCTCTCAGGGATCCTCGACTTCTTCGAGGAGGGCGTCGCGGCCGGCAAGGGAGTCCTGGGACTCATCGGCGATGACGTCGCCGCCTTCTGCGACGATCTGCTCAAGGACTCGCGCACCTACGCGGACATCTATCAGGAGTCCATCAGCGAAAACCCCGGCACGGCCGGGAAGTAA